From the genome of Rana temporaria chromosome 8, aRanTem1.1, whole genome shotgun sequence:
gaccgTATAGAATTATGTAGGAACTCTATGCGGACATTATTTATCCCAGTACAGTCCATATAATTCTAAATGGTTAATTTCTCTACAGAAGGGAGCATCTCATGACTACCTCAAGGAGAATGGACATGGACCAAACCCATGTGACGAGGAGGATATtagacctcaccctggagatcatctccctgctgacaggagaggtgaggaggattctgggaggtcacatgacataaacACGGACCTGACTGGAGGGGTGGGGAGGATTCTCAGGAGTCTGTGGTGATGATGGTAAATATCCCTTTACACAGGACTATAAGGTGGTAAAGAAAACATCTGATGAGCCCTTAACACCCAGCAGCTGTCTTCGTAGAACACCCATCACAGCGCCTCCACCCCACTGCCTGACCACAGAGGAAACCAATGCCAAGAAGatcctagaagtcaccaagaagatcattgatctgctgacaggagaggtgagcggtgccgggaattctgggacattatccagtaacagacaagggatgtgtctggatggtgactgtatcgttgtgtgtgtcaggttcctataaggtgtcaggatgtcactgtctatttctccatggaggagtgggagtatttagaaggacacaaggatctctacaaggacatcatgatggagaatcagccgcccctcacatcaccgggtaagaggaaactttattgtaaaggagagagcagtacggagggtccacctagatccccatcatctgataaacacatagaaacaatgtattcagtcagtgtgtgtgtttcctacagatggatccagtaatgggaacccaccagagagatgtccccgtcctctgtattcccgggattccacacaggaagatcgcaccatccctcaccatcatcaggtaggtgggactgagcaACTAAAACTCAAAATGTATTATAAGCTATGAAATCATATTCATATAATGTCTTGTTACTTTTTATATATGTGCTTTATCATATTTGGCATTTAGGGTGAAAAAGTGAAAGACATGAAAACTGAaattaaagaagaagaagaagagaggttggtgagtggagatcagcagtctatggaggaggaggagatgattATGAAAGCTAAACAGGAGGAATCTTCTCTACATATGGACACAAGTAAGTAATAAACAATAAGTCTAGGTTCACTTATGAATTGCAAAGGAACCGCACTGCATTCCTGACAAAAGGTCCATTTtcgttcctcaatataacgtcatgttcccaacaaatgaggaggagatactgtacaccatatgaaaggtccatctccattcctcaatataatgtcatgttcccaacaaatgaggagaagatactgtacatcatatgaaaggtccatctccattcctcaatataatgtcatgttcccaacaaatgaggaggagatactgagattgcaggcttggctggcttaaatcaagtttggtctccacccagagactggccacattaatcaccttgcaggtggacagacagacatggagaagaccatatgaaaggtccatctccattcctcaatataacgtcatgttcccaacaaatgaggaggagatagtgtacaccatatgaaaggtccatctggccttcaggagaaagatcaagacccatctcttctgagggcccagggaatggataccaagcgcccagaggcgattcagtttgcatgtgttgcgctataaaaGTTTCTCACTCgctcatctccattcctcaatataacgtcatgttcccagccaatgaggaggagatactgtacatcatatgaaaggtccatctccattccttagTATGATGtcaattttttatgtatattcatATTTTGAGGTTTCAAATGCAACCATTTGTATTTCTGAGCTCTGAAAATCTgttggacgtgtgtgtgtattttttgatatatatataattagagagagatatataaaaTGAAAGAATACTCATAACAATTGTTCACAAACTGTTTTCCAACAGATGGGATCTATGTCTGGAATGCCACAGAGAGCCATAATCTTTTATCTATAGACTGTTATGACGAAGATAATGACATCACCCCATTTTCTACAGGAATAAATTCTATCACCCAAAACGCACAACAAAGACTTTACCATTTGGAAAGATTAATGGACCCCCCTAATCCTGAGGAATCTTCTGATAAATCTCTTCCCAGTTTTGGAACAACCTTACATCCGCATAACCCCAAGACATCTCTAAGTTATGGCGATCACACAGGAGAAAGTTCATTGTCTAGTTTGGCATGTTGGAACACAGCACTTGTTAGACACGAGAATAGTAACAaagagcgtccttattcatgtccAGAGTGCGGGAAGTCTTTCGTTCATCAAGGACACCTCATAAGACACAAGAGAATTCACATGGGTGAGCGTCCTTTttcctgttcagagtgcggaCAAAGTTTCATTAAGGAAACAGAACTTCAAAAACACGAGCGAATTCACGTGCGTACGCCTTCTTTTCCCTGTTCAGTGTGCAGACAATGTTTCATTAAGGTAACAGACCTTCTAAAACACCAGAGAATGCACATGGGTGAGCGGCTTTTTTCCTGCTTGGAGTGCGGTAAGTCTTTTAATCGTAAGGGAAAACTTATGatacaccagagaagtcacacagGGGAGCGTCCTTTTCCCTGTtcagagtgtggaaaatgtttctcTGAGAAAGGAAAACTTGTTATACATcaaagaattcacacaggtgagcgtccttttttctgttcggagtgcgggaaatgtttcacagACAAAGGAAAACTTATTAGACACCAGAGAATACACACAGGTCTGCGCCCTTACTCCTGTTCAGAATGTGGGAAATCGTTCATTCAGAAAAATGACCTTCTGAGACACCAAAGAATTCACACGGGGGAATATCCATTTtcctgttcagagtgtgggagagGTTTTAATGTGAAAGGAAAACTTCGTAGACATCAGAGAATTCACGCGGGTGATCGTTCTTTCTTGTTAAGGGAGCAGGAAATGTTTCAATGAGAAGGAAGACTTGCTGTACATCAGATATGTCACACAGAAGGGTGTCCTTTTTTTTGTTCGGAGTGTGGGAAATGACCACTGAGAAAGGAAGCCTTGTTGAACACCAGACTTGTGGTACACAGTTTCAATACTGTAGAAGACATGTTGGCAGGTTTGCAATACACAACATCTGATGAATGAGGTGACTGGTAGGCGGTGTGGCGACAGTCACCTAAGAGGCATATGAAGGAGGTCCAAGGTAGCAGCTCAGGTCCCTACACTGTTCCTCCTCCACCATAACCTTGCCCTATCCTAAACACACTGTTCCTCACTAGCAAGTTTGTGTCCCTGACTTTGCCAACTGTAGTGGGACAATGGAATTTATTAGCACTGCCCTCACTAAAGATGGCTGCCAGGGTCATCCAGTGCAGCAGCATCCAAACGGATGACTGCTACCCTGATGATGTCTACGGAGGCCTCAGAGGAACAAGAGTTGCTATTTTCCTGTGCATAGCAGCGCCACCTGTGCAGGGAGGCTGAACTACACCTATCTTCAGGCCTTTTTGTCTTTTTGGATActctataatgtaaaaaaaaaaaatcagcagtgaGATTGGGAGCCCCTCATATTAGGTGTGACAAGTACAAAGATCTGTGTATTCTTGATAAAAAGCAAAACACAGAAGATTTGTAGTCCGAAGATCTCATCTTCTATAGCGGCAGATTGGTGGATTGGTCTAAGTGGTGAAAAATGTGACTCACGTCATATTGGGGTTTGGTAATAAAGTCGATTTGCAGATGATTTTAATGATAGTAATAACAAAACAGCATTGACATTTTGTTCCACCCTCATGCAGTTGGTATCATAGCACTAAATTGTGGTAAAACATGGCAAATCAAGGGGCAACACAGTGGTGATTAATGACAGCAAGTGTTTAGGAAATTGGAGAATTATGACAATACATGAAAAatcctaccaaaaaaaaatggcaatgtcTTTAATACATACACTATAAAATGCAGGAACGGTTTTCTGGTCTGTCTTATTTTTGCATTCTGAAAAATGTGTACAAGGATCTAGCCTACTTGAAGAAGTTAAAGATTAATGTAAAAAAGCAATACTTAGTATCTAACAAGGATTTGCACGCTTACATCAGTGATAACGAATGGTGGACATCTTTAGATTGGTGGtaagcagaaaaaaagcacacctaCTGTCACAGTTAGGGGTCAGGCTTGAAGACAAGTAGCTATAGCAGTAAAGACTAGCAGGTTAGGTAAAGAAGCAGGTCGCCCTTACATGTGATGTGGGCTCACCGGAGGTGCAGAGTCTAAGCACTAACCAGTGTTTACCAGACCTCTTAATGGTGATGATGGGCTTTTCTGTGTGTTAGTACTAGGTCGCTTTTCTCAGGATTGTCCCACCAGTTgatgagcaagccggggtccagtagcacatattgcaggtagggatcaagcaggagcatagtcagtaaacaagtcaATGGTCGGTAACaattggttgcaggttgggattaggCAGTAGTATAGTCGAGGAACAATCCAAAGGTCGGTaggaagtggttgcaggttgggatcaagcagaagtgtaattcatgaacaagccaaaaggtccataacaagtggttgcaggttgggatcaagtgaAAGTGTAGTCGGAAAACAAACCAAAGGTCAGCAgcaagtagttgcaggttgggatcaatcaCAAGCGTAGTCGGGGAACAAGCCAACGGTAAGTACAAGTGGTTGCCGGTTGAGATCAAAGTGTAGTTGAGAAAACAAGCCAAAGGTGTCAGGAAcaggtggttgcaggttgggatcaagtgaAAGCGTAGTCGAGAAACAAACCAAAGGTCGGGAAcaggtggttgcaggttgggatcaagcaaaaGCGTAATCgagaaacaagccaaaggtcggtaacaaggggttacaggtagggatcaagcgagagtgtagtcaaggaacaagccaaaggttaataacaagtggttgcaggttgggatcaagcgaaAGTGTAGTTGGGGAACAAGCCAAATGTCAGTAACAGGTGTAGTCAGTAAAAGTGTAGTCAAATAACAAGCCTGTCAGCTGCAgaaagcacaataatctggccagcaggaagtgcagagacatggcttaaagtggtttaaacccactacaaaaaaaaatagtacagatTCATGAGCAAAATTAAGAAGTATGAGAAATCAAAAGAGGAGGCACTCTTCATCATCACATGACATGTataccctgatgaagtcacgtgacattGTGACGCAACGGGAAGGGAGGAGGAGCCTGTGACATTATTCCGCGGACTGGAAGTACACGAACCGGActtatattgtttattatttCTTGCTGCTAATACAATGCATAAATGCAAATGGACACAAGACACGGATATATATTTTACTTAACGAACATTTTACTGAATGaactgtttatttatatatattgtggcgAGGCGACCCAATTTCAATGTGTGTATTAGCACCTTCAGACGTGATGATTGCCCACAAAAGACAGACGTGATGATTGTCCACCTGTGGGCTGGGTTTATATTCCCCTCTGGAAGAGAGCTCAGTGCTTGCACTTGGAGACAGCTCCACCCTGCAGGCAGGAGGCCTGGTCTAGGAGTCGGGAGGATTTCAGGTGgagagagacaggaggtctctagGAGTCTAAGGCTGCAGGTGacagtctgagcatgcatgtccgCAGGAGGCCGAGGTGACCTGCGACCGAGCAGGGCAAAGCTGACCAAATAAGATCCAGGAGGGAGTTTGAATAAGCAACAGTgagtaagccaggaggctgaataaatatatatatactgtatatatatatatacattgttttaaaaaatgtaaggaaCGTTTAATCAGAACTccgggaggggtgtatacagagggcgttgttaatcagtttcagctgctttgctgttaattagtgggaatgcttggcagattagttaatcttccctcttcctgcaccgcgGTGCTTGTGCtttctaacctacaccgcacagactcctgggaatgtagtgccATAATTTCCCAGGAATCTGTGCACTCCCAAGTCCCGAAAaatccagggggtggaggaggagaacagaggggggacacggcggcagcatggagggggacacggcggcaggacaCGGCagtagcacggaggggggacacagcggcagcaaggaggggggacacagcaacagcaaggaggggggacacggcgttATCTTCGTTGTCATAACAACGGGGCGGGACGTTCCTCCGCCGCCGCCCGTTGTTATGACAACAGCACACACAATCGCTGCTACGACCGGCGCTCTAATGCAGGCAGGACAttgcggcagcaaggaggggggacacggcggcagcaaggaggggggacacggcggcagcaaggaagggggacatggcggcaggacacagcggcagcaaggaggggggacacggcagcagcaaggaggggggacacggcgctATCTTTGTTGTCATAACAACGGGGCGGGACGTTCCTCCGCCACCGCCCGTTGTTATGACAACAGCACAAACAGTCGCCGCTACGAGCGGCGCTCTAATGCGCACGCGCGAGATTTACAGCttacccagcatgcacatctCACcgagaacagtaaaaaaaatgcactgggctTCAATTGCCCACACAAGGAATGGAAACGGCCATAGCATACAGCACAGTAAAGGAG
Proteins encoded in this window:
- the LOC120909502 gene encoding gastrula zinc finger protein XlCGF17.1-like; its protein translation is MKTEIKEEEEERLVSGDQQSMEEEEMIMKAKQEESSLHMDTNGIYVWNATESHNLLSIDCYDEDNDITPFSTGINSITQNAQQRLYHLERLMDPPNPEESSDKSLPSFGTTLHPHNPKTSLSYGDHTGESSLSSLACWNTALVRHENSNKERPYSCPECGKSFVHQGHLIRHKRIHMGERPFSCSECGQSFIKETELQKHERIHVRTPSFPCSVCRQCFIKVTDLLKHQRMHMGERLFSCLECGKSFNRKGKLMIHQRSHTGERPFPCSECGKCFSEKGKLVIHQRIHTGERPFFCSECGKCFTDKGKLIRHQRIHTGLRPYSCSECGKSFIQKNDLLRHQRIHTGEYPFSCSECGRGFNVKGKLRRHQRIHAGDRSFLLREQEMFQ